The DNA segment ttttaatgcattttgaCACATTTCACACATGTGCAGTTAAGgggtctttcttttctttagattTTTGTAGGAAAAATTCCAAGAGATCTCTTTGAAGATGAGCTGGTCCCCCTGTTTGAAAAAGCTGGGCCCATATGGGACCTGCGTCTAATGATGGATCCCCTCAGTGGCCTGAACAGAGGCTATGCCTTTGTCACTTTTTGCACTAAAGAGGCTGCTCAAGAGGCTGTGAAACTGGTAAGTAAATTGACAGTGGtaacaataattatttgatAAGTGTTCTTGGACAAAGGAGCATGgtttaaaaacataatttatttgGTTGAGTATGATTAAGATATTTGCAAATGGTGCACAGAGTAGTACAGATTGTCCCACCCCAAGTGTTGCACACTTCAGGGAAGTTATCTATCAACCCTAAAAGAATGACCTGACAGGTTACATCTTTTTCAGTGTAACAACAGTGAGATCCGTCCTGGCAAACACATTGGTGTTTGTATTTCTGTGGCCAATAATAGACTGTTTGTTGGCTCCATCCCCAAGAGCAAAACTAAGGAGCAGATAGTGGAGGAATTTGCTAAAGTTACAGGTAGGTAACATTTCCTATATTTGTGTAGCACAAGGGCAAGTTGTCTGTATGAGCTGTATCAATATATGTAGACTGTAAATGAAAACTGGGTTCATATTTAATTCCcaatttattaatgtttttcttttgttttagagGGGCTGAATGATGTAATTTTATACCATCAGCCCgatgacaagaaaaaaaatagaggcTTCTGCTTTTTGGAATATGAGGATCACAAAACAGCAGCACAAGCACGGCGTAGGTTGATGAGTGGCAAGGTGAAGGTGTGGGGAAATGTGGTGACCGTGGAATGGGCTGATCCCATTGAGGACCCTGACCCAGAGGTTATGGCGAAGGTAAATAGGCTGAATTTGTGATCTGCAATTTGAGttgttctgaattttttttaaatttaaaaaataaatgtttgtattaattttcTTGCTCCCTTTTAGGTTAAAGTTCTGTTTGTAAGAAACCTCGCAAGCACTGTATCTGAAGAGCTCTTAGAAAAGACATTCAGTCAGTTTGGAAAGCTTGAGAGGGTGAAGAAGCTTAAGGATTATGCCTTCATTCACTTTGAGGACAGAGATGGTGCTGTCAAGGTACCAcattagtttttcttttctttttttatcacacTTGTCATGTTTGGGGATAATCTTAGCTGATTTAACTGTGCATTTTTCAACAGGCTTTATCTGAAATGAACGGGAAAGATTTGGAAGGTGAACAAATTGAAATAGTCTTTGCAAAACCACCCGATCAGAAGAGGAAAGAGCGGAAGGCTCAGAGACAAGCAGCCAAAACCCAAATGTAAGTCTAATTATTCTTACTGCAACATACTTTTCCCCCCCTTGTTTGTAATCTTTTGTGTGTTGCTCAAATTCCATTACTTGTGTTTTCAACAAGGCATTTCTGGGCCTCCTCCAggtatgatgattattattattatgggcCACCCCATATGCCACCTCCTACAAGAGGACGAGGACGAGGATGCAGGGGAGGCTTCTCTTATCCTCACGACTACTACGGCTACGATGACTATTATGAATACTATGGCTATGACTATCACAATTATCGAGGTGGCTATGAAGATCCGTATTATGGCTATGAAGACTTTCAAGTTCAAGGTAGAGGACGAGGGGGTCGAGGAGCCCGTGGATCTACTCTGTCCCGGGGTCGAGGTGCAACAGCAACTCGAGGACGAGGTTTCTCCCAGCGTGGAGGACTAGGTGCCAGTAGAGGAGCACGTGGCTCCAGAGGAGGAGCTCAACAAAGAGGCCGCGTGGTAAGTTTGTCTTGAAAAGGAAGGCCATTATATAACCAATTGCCACTTTTTCTActaataatatattgtttactattttcttcttttaaattgCTAACACATAAAAGGCACCTTGTGGAAGAAATGGACCAAAGGTTTGCATGTTTCTCTCTTATAAAACCAAAACCCGCTTTGATTATATGGAG comes from the Silurus meridionalis isolate SWU-2019-XX chromosome 8, ASM1480568v1, whole genome shotgun sequence genome and includes:
- the syncripl gene encoding synaptotagmin binding, cytoplasmic RNA interacting protein, like isoform X6, with product MKTYRQREKQGTKVSDSNKGPDETKIKALLEKTGYTLDVTTGQRKYGGPPPESTHSGAQPTVGTEIFVGKIPRDLFEDELVPLFEKAGPIWDLRLMMDPLSGLNRGYAFVTFCTKEAAQEAVKLCNNSEIRPGKHIGVCISVANNRLFVGSIPKSKTKEQIVEEFAKVTEGLNDVILYHQPDDKKKNRGFCFLEYEDHKTAAQARRRLMSGKVKVWGNVVTVEWADPIEDPDPEVMAKVKVLFVRNLASTVSEELLEKTFSQFGKLERVKKLKDYAFIHFEDRDGAVKALSEMNGKDLEGEQIEIVFAKPPDQKRKERKAQRQAAKTQMHFWASSRYDDYYYYGPPHMPPPTRGRGRGCRGGFSYPHDYYGYDDYYEYYGYDYHNYRGGYEDPYYGYEDFQVQGRGRGGRGARGSTLSRGRGATATRGRGFSQRGGLGASRGARGSRGGAQQRGRVAPCGRNGPKQGKGVEAGPDQ
- the syncripl gene encoding synaptotagmin binding, cytoplasmic RNA interacting protein, like isoform X4 codes for the protein MATEHINGNGTEEPMETSAAVTHSEHFQTLLDAGLPRKVAVKLDEIYIAGLVSHSDLDDRAIEALKEFNEEGALQVLLQFKESDLSHVQNKSAFLCGVMKTYRQREKQGTKVSDSNKGPDETKIKALLEKTGYTLDVTTGQRKYGGPPPESTHSGAQPTVGTEIFVGKIPRDLFEDELVPLFEKAGPIWDLRLMMDPLSGLNRGYAFVTFCTKEAAQEAVKLCNNSEIRPGKHIGVCISVANNRLFVGSIPKSKTKEQIVEEFAKVTEGLNDVILYHQPDDKKKNRGFCFLEYEDHKTAAQARRRLMSGKVKVWGNVVTVEWADPIEDPDPEVMAKVKVLFVRNLASTVSEELLEKTFSQFGKLERVKKLKDYAFIHFEDRDGAVKALSEMNGKDLEGEQIEIVFAKPPDQKRKERKAQRQAAKTQMHFWASSRYDDYYYYGPPHMPPPTRGRGRGCRGGFSYPHDYYGYDDYYEYYGYDYHNYRGGYEDPYYGYEDFQVQGRGRGGRGARGSTLSRGRGATATRGRGFSQRGGLGASRGARGSRGGAQQRGRVQGKGVEAGPDQ
- the syncripl gene encoding synaptotagmin binding, cytoplasmic RNA interacting protein, like isoform X1; translated protein: MATEHINGNGTEEPMETSAAVTHSEHFQTLLDAGLPRKVAVKLDEIYIAGLVSHSDLDDRAIEALKEFNEEGALQVLLQFKESDLSHVQNKSAFLCGVMKTYRQREKQGTKVSDSNKGPDETKIKALLEKTGYTLDVTTGQRKYGGPPPESTHSGAQPTVGTEIFVGKIPRDLFEDELVPLFEKAGPIWDLRLMMDPLSGLNRGYAFVTFCTKEAAQEAVKLCNNSEIRPGKHIGVCISVANNRLFVGSIPKSKTKEQIVEEFAKVTEGLNDVILYHQPDDKKKNRGFCFLEYEDHKTAAQARRRLMSGKVKVWGNVVTVEWADPIEDPDPEVMAKVKVLFVRNLASTVSEELLEKTFSQFGKLERVKKLKDYAFIHFEDRDGAVKALSEMNGKDLEGEQIEIVFAKPPDQKRKERKAQRQAAKTQMHFWASSRYDDYYYYGPPHMPPPTRGRGRGCRGGFSYPHDYYGYDDYYEYYGYDYHNYRGGYEDPYYGYEDFQVQGRGRGGRGARGSTLSRGRGATATRGRGFSQRGGLGASRGARGSRGGAQQRGRVAPCGRNGPKQGKGVEAGPDQ
- the syncripl gene encoding synaptotagmin binding, cytoplasmic RNA interacting protein, like isoform X5, with the translated sequence MATEHINGNGTEEPMETSAAVTHSEHFQTLLDAGLPRKVAVKLDEIYIAGLVSHSDLDDRAIEALKEFNEEGALQVLLQFKESDLSHVQNKSAFLCGVMKTYRQREKQGTKVSDSNKGPDETKIKALLEKTGYTLDVTTGQRKYGGPPPESTHSGAQPTVGTEIFVGKIPRDLFEDELVPLFEKAGPIWDLRLMMDPLSGLNRGYAFVTFCTKEAAQEAVKLCNNSEIRPGKHIGVCISVANNRLFVGSIPKSKTKEQIVEEFAKVTEGLNDVILYHQPDDKKKNRGFCFLEYEDHKTAAQARRRLMSGKVKVWGNVVTVEWADPIEDPDPEVMAKVKVLFVRNLASTVSEELLEKTFSQFGKLERVKKLKDYAFIHFEDRDGAVKALSEMNGKDLEGEQIEIVFAKPPDQKRKERKAQRQAAKTQMYDDYYYYGPPHMPPPTRGRGRGCRGGFSYPHDYYGYDDYYEYYGYDYHNYRGGYEDPYYGYEDFQVQGRGRGGRGARGSTLSRGRGATATRGRGFSQRGGLGASRGARGSRGGAQQRGRVQGKGVEAGPDQ
- the syncripl gene encoding synaptotagmin binding, cytoplasmic RNA interacting protein, like isoform X2 — its product is MATEHINGNGTEEPMETSAAVTHSEHFQTLLDAGLPRKVAVKLDEIYIAGLVSHSDLDDRAIEALKEFNEEGALQVLLQFKESDLSHVQNKSAFLCGVMKTYRQREKQGTKVSDSNKGPDETKIKALLEKTGYTLDVTTGQRKYGGPPPESTHSGAQPTVGTEIFVGKIPRDLFEDELVPLFEKAGPIWDLRLMMDPLSGLNRGYAFVTFCTKEAAQEAVKLCNNSEIRPGKHIGVCISVANNRLFVGSIPKSKTKEQIVEEFAKVTEGLNDVILYHQPDDKKKNRGFCFLEYEDHKTAAQARRRLMSGKVKVWGNVVTVEWADPIEDPDPEVMAKVKVLFVRNLASTVSEELLEKTFSQFGKLERVKKLKDYAFIHFEDRDGAVKALSEMNGKDLEGEQIEIVFAKPPDQKRKERKAQRQAAKTQMYDDYYYYGPPHMPPPTRGRGRGCRGGFSYPHDYYGYDDYYEYYGYDYHNYRGGYEDPYYGYEDFQVQGRGRGGRGARGSTLSRGRGATATRGRGFSQRGGLGASRGARGSRGGAQQRGRVAPCGRNGPKQGKGVEAGPDQ
- the syncripl gene encoding synaptotagmin binding, cytoplasmic RNA interacting protein, like isoform X3 → MCSPLKLSIKQARGGLLIQCQGKCVARWTYAGTMEQLAVVKTGLVSHSDLDDRAIEALKEFNEEGALQVLLQFKESDLSHVQNKSAFLCGVMKTYRQREKQGTKVSDSNKGPDETKIKALLEKTGYTLDVTTGQRKYGGPPPESTHSGAQPTVGTEIFVGKIPRDLFEDELVPLFEKAGPIWDLRLMMDPLSGLNRGYAFVTFCTKEAAQEAVKLCNNSEIRPGKHIGVCISVANNRLFVGSIPKSKTKEQIVEEFAKVTEGLNDVILYHQPDDKKKNRGFCFLEYEDHKTAAQARRRLMSGKVKVWGNVVTVEWADPIEDPDPEVMAKVKVLFVRNLASTVSEELLEKTFSQFGKLERVKKLKDYAFIHFEDRDGAVKALSEMNGKDLEGEQIEIVFAKPPDQKRKERKAQRQAAKTQMHFWASSRYDDYYYYGPPHMPPPTRGRGRGCRGGFSYPHDYYGYDDYYEYYGYDYHNYRGGYEDPYYGYEDFQVQGRGRGGRGARGSTLSRGRGATATRGRGFSQRGGLGASRGARGSRGGAQQRGRVAPCGRNGPKQGKGVEAGPDQ